One region of Drosophila teissieri strain GT53w chromosome 2L, Prin_Dtei_1.1, whole genome shotgun sequence genomic DNA includes:
- the LOC122613931 gene encoding protein transport protein Sec61 subunit alpha: MGIKFLEVIKPFCSILPEIAKPERKIQFREKVLWTAITLFIFLVCCQIPLFGIMSSDSADPFYWIRVILASNRGTLMELGISPIVTSGLIMQLLAGAKIIEVGDTPKDRALFNGAQKLFGMVITIGQAIVYVMTGMYGDPSEIGAGVCLLIIIQLFAAGLIVLLLDELLQKGYGLGSGISLFIATNICETIVWKAFSPTTVTTGRGTEFEGAVIALFHLMATRNDKVRALREAFYRQNLPNLMNLLATVLVFAVVIYFQGFRVDLPIKSARYRGQYSSYPIKLFYTSNIPIILQSALVSNLYVISQMLAVKFQGNFFINLLGVWADVGGGGPARSYPIGGLCYYLSPPESVGHILTDPIHALLYIVFMLGSCAFFSKTWIDVSGSSAKDVAKQLKEQHMVMRGHRENSMIHELNRYIPTAAAFGGLCIGALSVMADFLGAIGSGTGILLAVTIIYQYFEIFVKEQSEMGGMGTLLF, encoded by the exons ATGGGAA TCAAGTTCCTGGAAGTTATCAAACCGTTCTGCAGTATACTGCCGGAAATCGCAAAACCGGAGCGCAAG atCCAATTCAGGGAGAAAGTGCTATGGACTGCGATCACGCTGTTCATTTTCCTGGTTTGTTGCCAGATCCCGCTTTTCGGTATCATGAGCTCGGACTCGGCGGATCCCTTCTACTGGATCCGTGTGATCCTGGCCTCCAACCGTGGTACGCTCATGGAGCTGGGTATCTCGCCCATTGTGACCTCTGGCCTGATCATGCAGCTGCTGGCCGGAGCAAAGATCATTGAGGTCGGCGATACGCCCAAGGATCGTGCTCTGTTCAACGGCGCTCAGAAGCTCTTCGGCATGGTGATCACCATTGGTCAGGCCATCGTCTATGTGATGACTGGCATGTACGGTGATCCGTCTGAGATTGGAGCCGGTGTCTGCCTGCTGATCATCATCCAGCTGTTCGCCGCTGGTCTGattgtgttgctgctggacgAGCTCCTCCAGAAGGGCTATGGACTGGGATCGGGTATTTCCCTTTTCATTGCCACCAACATTTGCGAGACGATCGTGTGGAAGGCGTTCAGCCCCACCACCGTGACGACGGGACGCGGCACCGAATTCGAGGGCGCTGTGATTGCCCTGTTCCACCTGATGGCCACCAGGAACGATAAGGTGCGCGCTCTGCGTGAGGCCTTCTATCGCCAGAACCTGCCCAACCTGATGAACCTGCTGGCCACCGTGCTGGTGTTCGCCGTGGTCATATACTTCCAAGGCTTCCGCGTGGACCTACCCATCAAGAGCGCCCGTTACCGCGGCCAGTACAGCAGCTACCCCATCAAGCTGTTCTACACCTCCAACATTCCCATTATCCTGCAGTCTGCGCTCGTGTCCAACTTGTACGTCATCTCCCAGATGCTGGCTGTCAAGTTCCAGGGCAACTTCTTCATTAACCTTTTGGGTGTGTGGGCTGATGTTGGAGGCGGCGGCCCGGCCCGTTCCTATCCCATCGGAGGTCTGTGCTATTATCTTTCGCCACCGGAGAGCGTTGGACACATCCTGACCGACCCCATTCACGCGTTGCTCTACATTGTCTTCATGTTGGGCTCCTGCGCCTTCTTCTCCAAGACCTGGATCGATGTGTCCGGCAGCTCAGCCAAGGAT GTTGCCAAGCAGCTGAAGGAGCAGCACATGGTGATGCGTGGCCATCGCGAGAACTCGATGATCCACGAGCTCAACCGCTACATCCCAACGGCGGCTGCTTTCGGTGGTCTCTGCATCGGAGCTCTGTCTGTGATGGCCGATTTCCTGGGGGCCATCGGCTCTGGTACGGGTATCTTGTTGGCGGTGACCATCATCTACCAATACTTTGAGATTTTCGTTAAGGAGCAGTCCGAGATGGGCGGCATGGGCACGCTGCTGTTCTAA